In Camelus bactrianus isolate YW-2024 breed Bactrian camel chromosome 34, ASM4877302v1, whole genome shotgun sequence, one genomic interval encodes:
- the BMAL2 gene encoding basic helix-loop-helix ARNT-like protein 2 isoform X3: MNHLIEKLSAMIPQCNPVTRKLDKLTVLRMAVQHLRSLKGMANSYAGSNRRPSFIQDNELRHLILKTAEGFLFVVGCERGKILFVSKSVSKTLNYDQADLTGQSLFDFLHPKDVAKVKEQLSSSDISPREMLIDAKTGLQVHSNFHTARSRVYSGSRRSFFCRIKSCKISVKEEHDCLPNSKKKDHRKFYTIHCTGYLRSWPPNIAGMEEERENKKDRSNSTCLVALGRLRPCIVPQNSGEIKVKPTEFITRFAMNGKFVYVDQRATAILGYLPQELLGTSCYEYFHQDDHSNLTDKHKAVLQSKEKILTDSYKFRAKDGSFVTLKSQWFSFTNPWTKELEYIVSVNTLVLEHGETGEASLHLCSSQSSEGSSRQSCSSVPSMSTGTVLGAGGIGTDIANELLGVQRLQSSSSLDDSSPTDLLKETHTTDSKNMSSKELITLSPSEIGELEAAKQNQSAVATHSQEPLLGEGAPLDFDALCDHDDTAMAAFMNYLEAEGGLGDPGDFSDIHWTL; encoded by the exons GTATGGCAAATTCGTATGCAGGAAGTAATCGTAGACCTTCATTCATTCAGGATAATGAGCTTAGACACTTAATTCTTAAG ACTGCAGAAGGCTTCCTATTTGTGGTTGGATGTGAAAGAGGAAAAATTCTCTTCGTTTCTAAATCAGTCTCCAAAACACTTAATTATGATCAG GCTGATTTGACTGGACAAAGCTTATTTGACTTCTTACATCCAAAAGATGTTGCCAAAGTAAAGGAACAACTTTCTTCCTCTGATATTTCACCAAGAGAGATGCTAATCGATGCCAAAA CTGGTTTGCAGGTTCACAGTAATTTCCATACTGCAAGGAGTCGTGTGTATTCGGGCTCAAGACGATCGTTTTTCTGTCGAATCAAGAGTTGTAAAATCTCTGTCAAAGAAGAGCATGACTGCTTACCCAACTCAAAGAAGAAAG ATCATAGAAAATTCTATACCATCCACTGCACTGGCTATTTGAGAAGCTGGCCTCCAAATATTGCTGGgatggaagaagaaagggaaaataagaaagacAGGAGCAACTCTACCTGCCTCGTTGCCCTTGGCAGGTTACGTCCATGTATTGTCCCACAGAACAGTGGGGAGATTAAAGTGAAACCAACTGAATTTATAACCCGTTTTGCAATGAATGGAAAGTTTGTCTATGTGGACCAAAG GGCAACAGCAATTTTAGGATACCTGCCTCAGGAGCTTTTGGGAACTTCTTGTTACGAATATTTTCATCAAGATGACCATAGTAATTTGACTGACAAGCACAAAGCAG TTCTACAGAGTAAAGAGAAAATACTTACAGATTCATACAAATTCAGAGCGAAAGATGGCTCTTTCGTAACTTTAAAAAGCCAGTGGTTTAGTTTCACAAATCCTTGGACCAAAGAACTGGAATATATTGTGTCTGTCAACACTTTAGTTTT GGAACACGGTGAGACTGGAGAAGCATCATTGCATCTTTGCAGCTCTCAGTCATCAGAAG ggTCCTCTAGGCAGTCTTGTAGTAGCGTGCCCAGCATGTCTACTGGGACAGTCCTTGGTGCTGGTGGTATTGGaacagacattgcaaatgaactCCTGGGCGTACAAAG GTTACAGTCTTCGTCATCCCTTGATGATTCAAGTCCAACAGATTTATTGAAAGAGACTCACACTACAGACAGCAAGAAT ATGTCAAGTAAGGAGCTGATTACACTAAGTCCTTCTGAAATAGGGGAGCTAGAGGCCGCAAAGCAAAACCAGAGTGCTGTTGCTACCCACAGTCAGGAACCACTCCTTG GAGAAGGTGCCCCACTGGATTTTGATGCCCTCTGTGACCATGACGATACAGCCATGGCTGCCTTCATGAATTACTTGGAAGCAGAGGGGGGCCTGGGCGACCCTGGGGACTTCAGTGACATCCACTGGACACTCTAG